Proteins encoded in a region of the Pigmentiphaga litoralis genome:
- the gspM gene encoding type II secretion system protein GspM, whose product MNARLNERMNARVAPALRKRTESLSRRWARLAPRERRLLTICGTVVGLAIIFLVLIEPAWTTYRRLQVQLPLLRTQAATVDALTLEARSLQRASGGRMTPAETRQALADSLRQAGIAGTLEDIAPPTDQPTSDAGLQVSVDKVSATALMQWLAAVPAQTRLRLVQAELERPKDENGRLLVGKVSGLMLFVANTTPGATTPASQGR is encoded by the coding sequence ATGAACGCGCGCCTGAACGAACGCATGAATGCCCGCGTGGCGCCTGCCCTGCGCAAGCGCACCGAAAGCCTGTCGCGCCGCTGGGCGCGGCTGGCCCCGCGCGAACGCCGTCTGCTGACCATCTGCGGCACGGTCGTCGGCCTGGCCATCATCTTCCTGGTGCTGATCGAACCCGCCTGGACGACCTACCGCCGTCTGCAGGTGCAGTTGCCGCTGCTGCGCACGCAGGCGGCCACGGTGGACGCGCTGACGCTGGAAGCGCGCAGCCTGCAACGCGCATCGGGCGGCAGGATGACGCCGGCCGAAACGCGGCAGGCGCTGGCCGACAGCCTGCGCCAGGCCGGGATAGCCGGCACGCTGGAAGACATCGCGCCGCCCACTGACCAGCCCACGTCCGACGCGGGCCTGCAGGTCAGTGTCGACAAGGTGTCGGCCACGGCCCTGATGCAATGGCTGGCCGCCGTGCCCGCGCAGACCCGTCTGCGCCTGGTGCAGGCCGAACTGGAACGTCCGAAAGATGAAAACGGACGCCTGCTGGTCGGCAAAGTGTCGGGCCTGATGCTGTTTGTGGCGAATACGACTCCGGGGGCGACCACCCCCGCGAGCCAGGGACGTTGA
- the gspN gene encoding type II secretion system protein N → MRTIPKVLICVAIAVVSALAVLPARWLIRALPDTWPVAIVDASGTVWNGSALMAIGPPEARSTLPTPLNWRLAFDGGPHLVLSHLWLDGPMTLRLETRGVILSARTLRLPASTLAQLGAPFNTLKPGGDLSLRWPAMRLNGSVPVGELLTVEWKDASTVLSMLRPIGRYQVRLTGDAGDAIVFAVSTLEGPLMVEGTGRWAQRGGVRFNGVARPAPNSTPEVRAALDSTLSALGRRTGDDSLLQVGR, encoded by the coding sequence ATGCGCACGATTCCGAAAGTCCTGATCTGTGTCGCGATTGCTGTCGTGTCCGCCCTTGCCGTCCTGCCTGCCCGCTGGTTGATCCGCGCCCTGCCCGACACGTGGCCGGTGGCCATTGTCGATGCGTCGGGCACGGTATGGAACGGGTCGGCGCTGATGGCGATCGGCCCGCCCGAAGCCCGCAGCACGTTGCCGACGCCCCTGAACTGGCGCCTGGCCTTTGACGGCGGGCCGCACCTGGTGCTGTCCCACCTGTGGCTGGACGGCCCGATGACGCTGCGCCTGGAAACGCGCGGCGTGATCCTGTCCGCCCGCACGCTGCGCCTGCCGGCCAGCACGCTGGCCCAGCTGGGCGCACCGTTCAATACCCTGAAGCCGGGCGGCGACCTGTCGCTGCGCTGGCCCGCCATGCGCCTGAACGGCAGCGTGCCCGTGGGCGAACTGTTGACCGTCGAATGGAAAGATGCGTCGACCGTGCTGTCCATGCTGCGGCCAATTGGCCGCTATCAGGTCCGCCTGACGGGCGACGCCGGCGACGCCATCGTATTTGCCGTGTCGACCCTGGAAGGACCCCTGATGGTCGAAGGCACCGGACGCTGGGCCCAACGGGGCGGCGTCCGATTCAACGGCGTGGCCCGACCCGCGCCGAATTCCACTCCTGAAGTCCGTGCGGCGCTCGACAGCACCCTGTCTGCGCTGGGCCGCCGCACCGGCGACGATTCACTCCTGCAAGTTGGCCGATAA
- the gspL gene encoding type II secretion system protein GspL, protein MKTILRLELPTLQALTPGSLIEFALLDRQHTVLRTGEMSLSEIAGAVPGDRVEAILHPGDTIVTTVTVPPLPPHRMGAAVAGAVEPMLLGEIETLAVAHGARHADGTVAVAWGPREHLARALAVLADVGLSADALLPAPLALAQTENGWTAAVRDGYLIVRSGPESGYCWAIDTVTPQQDGAEPAAAALLLAMEPALPAAVAWVPPVPIGWIAPEAVESRTLPAEARWSGVAPSWSLALADLQPRHAGRSRWRKPLIWTAAAAAVWLLGLNVHAWQLSREEQALRQRMVAQVKAAFPDLPVIVDPLKQAEQRRDALRTADGKFGSSDFLPMSLAAADALPQAASNLTAVSYADAELRLKLVDDGIGMVGAAAVTGSTPGAGAPPRRLSLQRTPPPPTGRNAPTAQTAGIDPAVLQRAQALGLNVDRVEGMWRFRLASAGSNDAGGAGVTVRGGVAR, encoded by the coding sequence TTGAAGACCATATTGCGACTGGAGCTACCGACGCTGCAGGCGCTCACGCCCGGCTCGCTGATCGAGTTTGCGCTGCTTGACCGCCAGCACACCGTGCTGCGCACGGGTGAGATGTCCCTGTCCGAGATCGCGGGCGCCGTGCCCGGCGATCGGGTCGAGGCCATCCTGCACCCGGGCGACACCATTGTCACCACCGTGACGGTGCCCCCCTTGCCGCCGCACCGGATGGGCGCGGCCGTGGCGGGCGCGGTCGAACCGATGCTGCTGGGCGAGATCGAAACGCTGGCCGTGGCCCATGGGGCCCGGCATGCCGACGGCACCGTGGCGGTGGCGTGGGGCCCGCGCGAGCATCTGGCGCGCGCGCTGGCCGTGCTGGCCGACGTGGGCCTGTCGGCCGACGCGTTGCTGCCGGCGCCCCTGGCGCTGGCGCAGACCGAGAATGGCTGGACCGCCGCGGTGCGCGATGGCTATCTGATCGTGCGCAGCGGCCCGGAATCGGGCTATTGCTGGGCGATCGATACCGTCACGCCCCAGCAGGATGGCGCCGAGCCGGCCGCGGCAGCCTTGCTGCTTGCCATGGAACCGGCCCTGCCGGCGGCGGTGGCCTGGGTGCCACCCGTGCCGATCGGCTGGATCGCCCCCGAAGCCGTGGAATCGCGGACGTTGCCGGCAGAAGCGCGCTGGTCGGGCGTCGCGCCGTCATGGTCCCTGGCGCTGGCCGACTTGCAGCCGCGCCATGCCGGACGGTCCCGCTGGCGCAAGCCGCTGATCTGGACGGCCGCGGCCGCCGCGGTCTGGCTGCTGGGCCTGAACGTGCACGCCTGGCAACTGAGCCGCGAAGAACAGGCCCTGCGCCAGCGGATGGTGGCCCAGGTCAAGGCGGCGTTTCCGGACCTGCCCGTGATCGTGGATCCTTTGAAGCAGGCCGAGCAGCGCCGCGACGCCTTGCGGACCGCCGACGGCAAATTCGGCAGTTCCGACTTCCTGCCCATGTCGCTGGCCGCGGCCGACGCCCTGCCCCAGGCGGCCAGCAACCTGACGGCGGTGTCTTATGCCGACGCGGAACTGCGCCTGAAGCTGGTGGACGATGGCATCGGCATGGTCGGGGCCGCGGCGGTGACCGGCTCCACGCCGGGCGCGGGGGCGCCACCGCGCCGCCTGAGCCTGCAACGCACGCCTCCCCCACCCACCGGACGCAACGCGCCGACCGCGCAAACGGCGGGCATCGACCCGGCCGTACTGCAGCGCGCGCAGGCCCTGGGGCTGAATGTGGACCGGGTGGAAGGCATGTGGCGTTTCCGGCTGGCATCGGCGGGATCGAATGACGCGGGCGGCGCGGGTGTGACCGTGCGCGGCGGGGTGGCACGATGA
- the gspG gene encoding type II secretion system major pseudopilin GspG: MSYKAAIIDDAFRAFGVYAVIKSRHQSRRQQGFTLIEIMVVVVIMGILAALVVPRVLDRPDQARAVAAKQDVSGIMQALKLYRLDNGRYPTTEQGLRALVERPATGQVPPNWKQYLDRLPADPWGNAYQYLNPGVRGDIDVFSLGADGQPGGDNANTDVGSWDL, translated from the coding sequence ATGTCATATAAAGCAGCGATAATAGATGATGCCTTTCGCGCCTTTGGAGTTTACGCTGTGATCAAGAGTCGTCACCAGTCCCGCCGCCAGCAGGGTTTCACGCTGATCGAAATCATGGTGGTGGTTGTCATCATGGGCATTCTTGCCGCGCTGGTCGTGCCGCGCGTGCTGGACCGCCCCGACCAGGCCCGTGCCGTGGCCGCCAAGCAGGACGTGTCCGGCATCATGCAGGCGCTCAAACTGTATCGATTGGACAACGGCCGCTATCCCACCACCGAACAAGGCCTGCGCGCGCTGGTTGAACGGCCCGCGACCGGCCAGGTGCCGCCGAACTGGAAGCAATACCTGGATCGCCTGCCCGCCGACCCGTGGGGCAATGCCTATCAATACCTGAACCCCGGCGTGCGGGGTGACATCGACGTGTTTTCGCTGGGGGCCGATGGCCAGCCCGGTGGCGACAATGCCAATACCGACGTGGGTTCCTGGGACCTCTGA
- the gspI gene encoding type II secretion system minor pseudopilin GspI, with the protein MRSSESGFTLIEVLVALAIVAVALAASVRAIGVIAQNNAALRTKSLALVAAENQMAELRLARLMPSPGRQVNACRQGRLLMQCESIFTNSDNTNIRQVTVRVHPDGVPTETLAQINGFLTALP; encoded by the coding sequence ATGCGGTCCAGTGAGTCGGGGTTCACGCTGATCGAAGTGCTGGTGGCGCTGGCGATCGTGGCGGTGGCGCTGGCCGCGTCGGTGCGCGCGATCGGCGTGATTGCGCAGAACAATGCGGCGTTGCGAACCAAATCGCTGGCGCTGGTGGCGGCCGAAAACCAGATGGCCGAATTGCGGCTGGCGCGGCTGATGCCGTCGCCCGGACGCCAGGTGAATGCCTGCCGGCAAGGGCGGCTGCTGATGCAATGCGAAAGCATCTTCACCAATTCGGATAACACCAATATCCGGCAGGTGACGGTGCGGGTGCACCCCGACGGCGTGCCGACCGAAACGTTGGCGCAGATCAACGGCTTTCTGACGGCGTTGCCATGA
- the gspD gene encoding type II secretion system secretin GspD, whose amino-acid sequence MPTSFLQTSTLRSSPRTLATRAIVAAMSAALLTLALPPVNAVAQVARATAPDGGVVLNFVNTELDAVVRALGQFTGKNFLVDPRVKGQLTLVSETPVNRDTAYRMLLGALRMQGFAVVEADGISKVVPEADAKLQGGAVTNTGRGDQLVTRVFKLNYESATNLVPVLRPMIAPNNPINAYPGNNTLVITDYADNLRRIADIIASVDTQSSVATDMIEIKNGIATDVAALVTRLMDPGASGEATNRVTAIADPRTNSVLIRASSPARTRLARDLIAKLDNPSSRATNMHVVYLRNAEAVKLAEVLRGVLTGQSGGSGGFGGSNSGNMLGGTSFGGSSANTTGGFGGTGNTSSALGGSALGGASSTGGVGSALGGTTGGFGGTGTGTGTGTTFSGGGATVQADATTNTLIITAPEPLYRSLREIVDMLDVRRAQIFVESLIVEVTASTAAEFGIQWLSGAGNLSSTSSGTGAFGGTAFGGAGTNLLGVAANPASLGNGLSIGITNGSVTIPGVGQVTNLGFLARALESKSGTNILSTPNLLTLDNEIASIIVGQNVPFITGSYAQTGTGGTTASPFQTIERKDVGLTLKVKPQVSEGGTVKMQIYQEVSSVDSATNTAGIITNKRAIESNVLVDDGQIIVIGGLVQDSVTGAVEKVPGLGDIPYIGGLFRYDSRRRAKTNLMVFLRPYVVREGTPNSNLLIDRYEYMRATQARVQPGEHWLLPDLKGPELPPRVPGEGDPLPRANSQGMVPTTIPRDMAAIMAEGPTTVLQIAATPTENDAQLTARRVADAGFNAYVEPGEGQVWYVRSRVARDMLTLDTTLSTLRQLGYSAEIVTRP is encoded by the coding sequence ATGCCCACCTCTTTTCTCCAGACGTCCACCCTCCGGTCGTCGCCGCGCACCCTGGCTACCCGGGCGATCGTCGCGGCGATGTCGGCCGCGTTGCTGACGCTGGCGCTTCCCCCCGTGAACGCCGTCGCGCAGGTTGCCCGCGCCACGGCGCCCGATGGCGGCGTCGTCCTGAATTTCGTCAATACCGAGCTTGACGCCGTGGTGCGCGCGCTGGGGCAGTTCACCGGCAAGAATTTCCTGGTCGATCCGCGCGTGAAGGGCCAGCTGACGCTGGTGTCGGAAACGCCGGTCAATCGCGACACGGCCTACCGCATGCTGCTGGGCGCACTGCGCATGCAGGGCTTTGCGGTGGTCGAGGCCGACGGCATCAGCAAGGTCGTGCCGGAAGCGGACGCCAAGCTGCAAGGCGGCGCCGTGACCAATACCGGCCGTGGCGACCAGCTGGTGACCCGGGTGTTCAAGCTGAACTATGAAAGCGCGACCAACCTGGTGCCCGTGCTGCGCCCGATGATCGCACCGAACAACCCGATCAACGCCTATCCCGGCAACAACACGCTGGTGATCACCGACTACGCGGACAACCTGCGCCGGATCGCCGACATCATTGCCAGCGTGGACACGCAGTCGTCGGTCGCCACCGACATGATCGAGATCAAGAACGGCATTGCCACCGACGTGGCGGCGCTGGTGACGCGCCTGATGGACCCGGGCGCGAGCGGCGAAGCGACCAACCGCGTGACCGCGATTGCCGATCCGCGCACCAACAGCGTCCTGATCCGCGCCAGCAGTCCGGCGCGTACCCGGCTGGCACGTGACCTGATCGCCAAGCTGGACAACCCGTCGTCGCGTGCGACCAATATGCATGTGGTCTACCTGCGCAACGCCGAAGCCGTGAAACTGGCCGAAGTGCTGCGCGGCGTGCTGACCGGGCAGTCGGGCGGCAGCGGCGGTTTTGGCGGCAGCAACAGCGGCAACATGCTGGGCGGCACCAGCTTTGGCGGGTCCAGCGCCAACACCACCGGCGGCTTTGGCGGCACGGGCAATACGTCAAGCGCACTGGGCGGCAGTGCCCTGGGCGGCGCCAGCAGCACCGGCGGCGTGGGCTCGGCCCTGGGCGGCACCACGGGCGGCTTTGGCGGCACGGGGACCGGCACCGGCACAGGCACCACCTTCAGCGGCGGCGGCGCCACGGTCCAGGCCGACGCGACCACCAACACCCTGATCATTACCGCGCCCGAACCGCTGTACCGCAGCCTGCGCGAAATCGTCGACATGCTGGACGTGCGGCGCGCGCAGATCTTTGTCGAAAGCCTGATCGTGGAAGTGACTGCCAGCACCGCGGCCGAATTCGGCATCCAGTGGTTGAGCGGCGCGGGCAACCTCAGTTCCACGTCCAGCGGCACGGGCGCCTTCGGCGGCACGGCATTTGGCGGGGCGGGCACCAACCTGCTGGGCGTCGCGGCCAACCCGGCGTCGCTGGGCAACGGCCTGAGCATCGGTATCACCAACGGATCGGTCACGATCCCGGGCGTGGGCCAGGTCACCAACCTGGGCTTCCTGGCCCGGGCCCTGGAAAGCAAGTCGGGCACCAACATTCTGTCGACACCGAACCTGCTGACGCTGGACAACGAAATCGCCAGCATCATCGTGGGCCAGAACGTGCCGTTCATTACCGGTTCGTATGCCCAGACCGGCACCGGCGGCACTACCGCCAGCCCCTTCCAGACCATCGAACGCAAGGACGTGGGCCTGACGCTCAAGGTCAAGCCGCAAGTGTCCGAAGGCGGCACGGTCAAGATGCAGATCTATCAAGAGGTCAGCAGTGTCGATTCCGCCACCAACACGGCAGGCATCATCACCAACAAGCGCGCGATCGAATCCAATGTGCTGGTGGACGATGGCCAGATCATCGTGATCGGCGGCCTGGTGCAGGATTCCGTGACGGGCGCGGTCGAAAAGGTGCCGGGCCTGGGCGACATCCCCTACATTGGCGGACTGTTCCGTTATGACAGCCGCCGCCGCGCCAAGACCAACCTGATGGTCTTCCTGCGTCCTTACGTGGTGCGCGAAGGCACACCCAACTCCAACCTGCTGATCGACCGCTACGAATACATGCGCGCCACGCAAGCGCGGGTGCAGCCGGGCGAACATTGGCTGCTGCCGGACCTGAAGGGTCCGGAACTGCCGCCACGCGTGCCGGGTGAAGGCGATCCGCTGCCGCGCGCCAATTCGCAAGGCATGGTGCCAACCACCATTCCGCGCGACATGGCCGCGATCATGGCCGAAGGCCCGACCACGGTGCTGCAGATTGCCGCCACCCCCACCGAAAACGATGCGCAACTGACCGCGCGCCGCGTGGCCGACGCGGGCTTCAATGCCTACGTCGAGCCGGGCGAGGGCCAGGTCTGGTATGTCCGTTCGCGCGTCGCCCGCGATATGCTGACCCTGGATACCACGCTGTCGACCCTGCGGCAGCTGGGCTATTCCGCCGAGATCGTGACCCGACCATGA
- the gspK gene encoding type II secretion system minor pseudopilin GspK, translated as MNGRHRQRGMAVISALLIVTAVALLITGLFQRQAASVRAVENEQARIQARWLLQGGLDWARLVLRDDARRNSTTRLDTLWATPVEDTRIQRPGDDRIAVFSGRIEDEQGKFNLRNLASAGIPQPIEVAAFQRLCAILGLPGSLAPQVALRVASAQSSPSRSGESGSDGTGSLGGAGSTSGAGTGSSGSLSGSDTAGQGPTAPMIRGVDDLRGLTDVDDAVIDKLRPFVTVLPGITAVNANTASAEVLAAAVPGLSLSQARALTERRNAGAYFNDRADFGNRLANPDIQLTDTQIVTVSKWFSVNGTVTLERAAVTMQALISRENATSPSVVWKRETN; from the coding sequence ATGAACGGGCGCCACCGCCAACGGGGCATGGCCGTGATCAGCGCGCTGCTGATCGTGACGGCCGTGGCGCTGCTGATTACCGGACTGTTCCAGCGGCAGGCCGCGTCGGTGCGCGCGGTGGAAAACGAACAGGCGCGCATCCAGGCGCGCTGGCTGTTGCAGGGGGGACTGGACTGGGCGCGGCTGGTGCTGCGCGATGACGCCCGGCGCAACAGCACGACGCGGCTCGACACGCTGTGGGCGACGCCAGTGGAAGACACCCGGATCCAGCGGCCCGGAGACGACCGGATTGCCGTGTTTTCGGGCCGGATCGAAGACGAACAGGGCAAGTTCAACCTGCGGAACCTGGCCAGCGCGGGCATTCCGCAGCCGATCGAAGTGGCCGCCTTCCAGCGGCTCTGCGCGATCCTGGGCCTGCCCGGATCGCTGGCGCCGCAGGTGGCGCTGCGGGTGGCCAGCGCGCAGTCGTCGCCCAGCCGCAGCGGCGAATCGGGCAGCGACGGCACGGGGTCGCTTGGCGGTGCAGGCAGCACGAGCGGGGCGGGCACAGGCAGCTCCGGCAGCTTGTCGGGGTCCGACACGGCCGGCCAGGGCCCCACGGCGCCCATGATCCGCGGCGTGGACGACCTGCGCGGCCTGACCGATGTCGACGACGCCGTCATCGACAAGCTGCGGCCGTTCGTGACCGTGCTGCCGGGCATTACGGCCGTGAATGCCAATACCGCCAGCGCCGAAGTCCTGGCGGCGGCGGTGCCCGGGCTGTCGCTGTCGCAGGCCCGTGCACTGACCGAACGCCGCAATGCGGGCGCCTATTTCAATGACCGGGCCGACTTTGGCAATCGCCTGGCCAATCCGGACATCCAGCTGACCGATACGCAGATCGTGACGGTCAGCAAGTGGTTTTCCGTCAACGGTACCGTGACGCTGGAGCGTGCAGCGGTCACAATGCAAGCGCTCATTTCGCGCGAGAACGCCACCAGTCCTAGCGTGGTGTGGAAAAGGGAAACGAATTGA
- a CDS encoding prepilin-type N-terminal cleavage/methylation domain-containing protein encodes MTRLRPSPPPAWRSRRRAAGFTLIELMVVIVVIGIAAAAIGVKAFPDRRAVLKEDAQRLAQLFAVAQGEVRADGRQITWQADDAGYRFMRRARVYAPGRATPTALSSTQLDVFPRDDLLRPRPWRDGPVKVSVLPEGAPVFTSEWIAPPMVVRLQNLDATVTIVRDEAGRYAVQ; translated from the coding sequence GTGACTCGTCTACGCCCTTCCCCTCCCCCGGCCTGGCGCTCGCGCCGCCGGGCGGCCGGTTTCACGCTGATCGAATTGATGGTGGTGATTGTCGTCATCGGCATTGCCGCGGCTGCGATCGGCGTCAAGGCGTTTCCGGACCGGCGGGCCGTCCTGAAAGAAGATGCGCAGCGGCTGGCGCAGCTGTTTGCCGTGGCCCAGGGCGAAGTGCGGGCCGACGGCCGGCAGATCACGTGGCAGGCGGACGACGCCGGCTACCGTTTCATGCGCCGGGCGCGGGTCTATGCCCCCGGCCGCGCCACGCCCACGGCGCTGTCCAGCACGCAGCTGGACGTGTTTCCCCGCGACGACCTGCTGCGCCCGCGGCCTTGGCGGGACGGGCCCGTGAAGGTATCGGTGCTGCCTGAAGGCGCGCCGGTGTTCACGTCGGAATGGATCGCGCCGCCAATGGTCGTGCGGCTGCAGAACCTGGATGCCACGGTTACCATCGTGCGCGACGAGGCGGGACGGTATGCGGTCCAGTGA
- a CDS encoding PulJ/GspJ family protein: MKARQAGFTLIEVLVAITLMALVSIIAWRGLENVSSQQRRLTEDADENDTVIRMLGQFERDVALRAPDALLATGVNGLNAATGGGTGTGTNAGSGTGTTDGASTGTSTGTGTAGTGTGTGTGTGTGATAINGVPPSLLPQSILVTTSGQPDGPARVEMIRSDAANPGAWQRVVWFQDGTVLRRAVGASARRYPLPPVGPAAVILTGVYRFTVRGWLPGNGWVTTPFPTTGTPFTGLELSVQRLPAEGRERYARVVILE; encoded by the coding sequence ATGAAGGCGCGACAGGCCGGTTTCACCCTGATCGAAGTGCTGGTGGCGATCACGCTGATGGCGCTGGTCAGCATCATTGCGTGGCGCGGGCTGGAAAACGTGAGTTCGCAGCAGCGCCGGCTGACCGAAGACGCCGATGAGAACGACACGGTAATCCGCATGCTGGGCCAGTTCGAACGCGACGTGGCCCTGCGGGCGCCGGATGCCTTGCTGGCGACGGGAGTGAATGGATTGAATGCGGCAACGGGGGGCGGGACCGGGACGGGGACGAACGCGGGCAGCGGCACCGGGACCACTGATGGCGCGTCGACGGGGACATCGACCGGAACCGGCACGGCTGGAACGGGCACCGGTACAGGCACTGGAACCGGCACGGGCGCCACCGCCATCAACGGCGTGCCGCCTTCACTGCTGCCGCAAAGCATTCTGGTGACGACGTCGGGGCAGCCCGATGGCCCGGCACGGGTGGAAATGATCCGCAGCGACGCCGCCAATCCGGGCGCGTGGCAGCGGGTGGTGTGGTTCCAGGACGGCACGGTGCTGCGGCGGGCCGTGGGTGCGTCGGCGCGGCGCTATCCGCTGCCGCCTGTGGGCCCGGCGGCGGTGATCCTGACCGGCGTCTATCGGTTCACGGTGCGGGGCTGGTTGCCGGGCAATGGCTGGGTGACGACGCCGTTTCCGACCACCGGCACGCCGTTTACGGGCCTGGAATTGTCGGTGCAGCGCCTGCCCGCCGAGGGCCGCGAGCGGTACGCCCGCGTGGTGATCCTGGAATGA